One genomic segment of Cololabis saira isolate AMF1-May2022 chromosome 22, fColSai1.1, whole genome shotgun sequence includes these proteins:
- the gpr12 gene encoding G-protein coupled receptor 12 — MSEEPPATPSWLSPDPTAWASGGGGPLDNTTGLGMFPSEDALPPSQLPLLVNPWDIVLCSSGTLIACENALVVLVIWQNPALRAPMFLLIGSLALADLLAGLGLVLHFTCAYLLHSDSAQLLTVGLVVASFSASVFSLLAITIDRYLSLYYALTYNSERTAAFTYTMLVLLWGLSLCLGLLPVTGVNCLAEEASCSVVRPLTKNNIAVLSVSFLLLFGLMLQLYVQICKIVIRHAHQIALQHHFLAATPHYVTTRKGVSTLAIILGTFAACWMPFTVYSLIADYTYPPLYTYATLVPATYNSVINPVIYAFRNQEIQKALWLVCCGCVPSSVAQRARTPSDV; from the coding sequence ATGAGTGAAGAGCCACCGGCCACCCCAAGCTGGCTGAGCCCAGACCCCACAGCGTGGGCCAGTGGCGGCGGGGGGCCGTTGGACAACACCACCGGCCTAGGGATGTTTCCATCGGAGGACGCACTCCCACCCAGCCAGCTGCCGCTGCTGGTCAACCCCTGGGACATCGTGCTCTGCTCCTCCGGGACTCTGATAGCTTGTGAGAACGCCCTGGTGGTGCTGGTAATCTGGCAGAACCCGGCCCTCCGAGCGCCCATGTTCTTGCTGATCGGTAGCCTGGCTCTGGCCGACCTCCTGGCCGGCCTGGGCCTCGTGCTTCACTTCACCTGTGCCTACTTGCTTCACTCCGACTCAGCCCAGCTGCTGACCGTGGGCTTGGTGGTGGCCTCCTTCTCCGCCTCTGTCTTCAGCTTGTTGGCGATCACTATTGATCGCTACCTGTCTCTGTACTACGCCCTCACGTACAACTCTGAGCGGACGGCGGCCTTCACCTACACCATGCTGGTGCTGCTGTGGGGCCTCTCCCTGTGTCTCGGCCTGCTGCCGGTCACGGGGGTCAACTGCCTGGCGGAGGAGGCCTCGTGCAGCGTGGTGCGGCCACTGACAAAGAACAACATTGCAGTGCTGTCCGTCTCCTTCCTGCTGCTCTTTGGCCTCATGCTGCAACTCTACGTTCAGATCTGCAAGATTGTAATCCGCCACGCTCACCAGATTGCCCTCCAGCACCACTTCCTGGCCGCCACACCCCACTACGTCACAACGCGGAAGGGCGTGTCGACCCTGGCCATCATTCTGGGCACCTTTGCCGCCTGCTGGATGCCGTTCACCGTCTACTCTCTGATTGCTGACTACACCTACCCTCCGCTCTACACCTACGCCACGCTGGTGCCTGCCACCTACAACTCTGTCATCAACCCGGTCATCTACGCCTTCAGAAACCAAGAGATTCAGAAGGCCCTGTGGCTGGTGTGCTGCGGCTGCGTGCCCAGCAGCGTGGCCCAGCGTGCACGGACTCCCAGTGACGTCTGA